The following proteins are co-located in the Roseovarius arcticus genome:
- a CDS encoding FkbM family methyltransferase, with amino-acid sequence MSDIVLPLPEQTDETYFDVSSARAALAAGLPVSFPPFEVLHVPGMGLNLCLNMARDPIQNAWRRGEFFEAEELGMVAVHIKNDAHIIDIGANVGNHAMFFATRMGAARVVVVEPNPLALAPLMANILLNKLESVIDMRFLGVGLSDASGDGFGMKRHDRNLGATKMFAGKGNLQVHAGDDLLRDETPDLIKIDVEGMEMRVLSGLNKMISSHRPVILIEVDEENAAPFDAWCTQHDYGVVQTVRHSRKNCNYLLTPGAVA; translated from the coding sequence ATGAGCGATATCGTCCTGCCTCTGCCCGAGCAGACGGACGAGACGTATTTCGATGTCTCGTCCGCCAGGGCTGCACTGGCGGCTGGCCTGCCGGTCTCGTTCCCGCCCTTTGAGGTGCTGCATGTCCCGGGGATGGGGCTGAACCTTTGCCTGAATATGGCACGGGATCCGATCCAGAATGCTTGGCGGCGGGGTGAATTCTTTGAGGCTGAGGAACTTGGTATGGTTGCGGTTCACATTAAAAATGACGCCCATATCATTGATATTGGTGCGAATGTTGGAAATCATGCGATGTTCTTTGCCACCCGTATGGGCGCCGCGCGCGTCGTGGTCGTGGAGCCTAACCCACTGGCACTCGCGCCGCTGATGGCAAATATACTGCTTAACAAATTGGAAAGTGTAATTGACATGCGCTTTCTAGGCGTGGGCCTGTCGGACGCATCTGGCGATGGTTTTGGAATGAAACGACATGACCGCAACTTGGGCGCGACCAAGATGTTCGCAGGCAAGGGTAACTTGCAGGTTCATGCGGGCGACGACTTGCTACGGGATGAGACACCGGATCTGATTAAGATCGACGTGGAAGGCATGGAAATGAGGGTGCTTTCTGGGTTGAATAAAATGATATCGTCGCATCGACCCGTGATCCTGATTGAGGTGGATGAAGAAAATGCCGCGCCATTTGATGCTTGGTGCACCCAGCATGACTATGGCGTCGTGCAAACCGTGCGCCACAGCCGCAAAAATTGCAACTACCTGCTGACACCGGGCGCTGTGGCATGA
- the sufB gene encoding Fe-S cluster assembly protein SufB: MTALDDAPVHKDVAKEGVDQETVDAVREVGGAYKYGWSTDIEMEYAPKGLTPDIVRLISEKNEEPQWMTDWRLAAYETWLGKTEPDWAMVDYPEIDFQNQYYYARPKSMLVKPKSLDDVDPKLLATYSKLGIPLKEQAILAGVEGAGEMPAEARKVAVDAVFDSVSVGTTFQKELLEAGVIFCSISEAIREHPELVKKYLGSVVPVNDNFYATLNSAVFSDGSFVYVPPGVRCPMELSTYFRINAENTGQFERTLIIADKGSYISYLEGCTAPQRDESQLHAAVVEIIIEEDAEVKYSTVQNWYPGDENGKGGIYNFVTKRADCRGDRAKVMWTQVETGSAVTWKYPSCILRGDDSQGEFYSIAIANNMQQADTGTKMIHLGKRTKSRIVSKGISAGRAQNTYRGLVSMHPKAKESRNYTQCDSLLIGDKCGAHTVPYIEVKNNSSRVEHEATTSKVDDDQMFYCRQRGMDEEAAVALVVNGFCRDVLQALPMEFAMEAQQLVAISLEGSVG; this comes from the coding sequence ATGACGGCACTAGATGATGCACCGGTACACAAGGATGTGGCCAAGGAGGGCGTCGATCAGGAAACCGTGGATGCGGTCCGCGAAGTTGGCGGCGCATACAAGTATGGCTGGTCGACCGACATCGAAATGGAATACGCGCCCAAGGGCCTGACCCCAGATATAGTGCGCTTGATTTCCGAGAAGAACGAAGAACCGCAATGGATGACCGACTGGCGCCTTGCCGCATACGAGACATGGCTGGGCAAGACCGAACCTGACTGGGCGATGGTCGACTATCCCGAGATTGATTTTCAAAACCAGTATTACTATGCCCGGCCCAAGTCGATGCTAGTCAAACCAAAATCGCTGGACGATGTCGATCCCAAGTTGCTGGCAACATACAGTAAGCTGGGTATCCCGCTGAAAGAGCAAGCAATTCTTGCTGGTGTCGAGGGCGCTGGCGAAATGCCCGCTGAGGCCCGCAAGGTGGCCGTCGATGCGGTGTTCGACAGCGTGTCGGTTGGCACGACGTTCCAGAAAGAGTTGCTGGAGGCGGGCGTTATCTTTTGCTCGATCTCAGAAGCAATTCGCGAGCACCCGGAGTTGGTGAAGAAATATCTAGGGTCGGTCGTGCCTGTGAACGACAACTTTTATGCAACGCTAAACTCGGCTGTATTCAGTGACGGCTCGTTCGTCTACGTGCCGCCCGGCGTCCGTTGCCCGATGGAGCTATCGACGTATTTCCGCATCAATGCAGAGAATACCGGCCAGTTCGAGCGGACGTTGATAATCGCTGATAAAGGTAGCTATATCAGCTACTTGGAGGGCTGCACGGCCCCTCAACGTGATGAGTCGCAGCTGCACGCGGCGGTCGTCGAGATCATCATCGAAGAAGACGCCGAGGTAAAATACTCCACGGTTCAGAACTGGTATCCCGGTGACGAAAACGGCAAGGGCGGCATCTATAACTTTGTTACCAAGCGTGCCGATTGCCGGGGCGACCGGGCCAAGGTGATGTGGACGCAAGTTGAAACGGGGTCCGCCGTTACCTGGAAGTATCCCAGTTGCATCCTGCGCGGTGATGACAGCCAGGGCGAATTCTACTCAATCGCGATCGCCAATAACATGCAGCAGGCCGATACCGGCACCAAGATGATCCATCTGGGCAAGCGCACTAAGTCGCGCATCGTGTCCAAGGGGATCAGCGCGGGCCGCGCGCAGAACACCTATCGCGGGTTGGTAAGTATGCACCCTAAGGCCAAGGAATCGCGTAATTATACACAATGCGACAGCCTGCTGATCGGGGATAAATGCGGGGCACACACTGTGCCTTATATTGAGGTCAAAAATAACTCATCCCGTGTTGAACATGAGGCGACAACGTCCAAGGTAGATGACGATCAGATGTTCTATTGCCGCCAGCGTGGCATGGACGAGGAGGCAGCAGTTGCGCTGGTTGTAAATGGCTTCTGCCGCGATGTTTTGCAGGCGTTGCCAATGGAATTTGCCATGGAGGCGCAGCAGTTGGTCGCGATCTCGCTGGAAGGCTCGGTCGGGTAG
- a CDS encoding cysteine desulfurase family protein, producing MSERVYLDYNATTPLRAEARSAMIAAMDVLGNPSSVHSEGRAAKALVERARAQVAAALGADGADVIFTSSATEAAALACAGRGLSAAPVEHEAVAAWTDSTLAVSPSGAIEIVDPAHSAVQLANSETGVMQALPDGVAACDMTQAFGKVRVSFNQSGAKMALVSAHKLGGPKGVGALVVRRGTDVAAQIKGGGQEMGRRSGTENIIGIAGFGAAAEAAGHDLAGGTWDRVEKLRNILEKAIAAAGNKTIFVGKDSARLPNTSCILTPGWKGETQVMAMDLAGFAISAGSACSSGKVRASAVLRAMGHSEADAASAIRVSLGPQTTEDEIIRFAQVWLRHLDKHRARVSA from the coding sequence ATGAGCGAGCGGGTGTATCTGGATTATAATGCGACCACGCCTTTGCGGGCCGAGGCGCGCAGCGCGATGATTGCAGCGATGGACGTGCTGGGCAATCCGTCAAGCGTCCATTCCGAGGGCCGCGCGGCCAAAGCGCTGGTTGAACGCGCCCGCGCGCAAGTTGCTGCCGCATTGGGCGCGGATGGCGCCGACGTCATTTTTACCTCCAGTGCGACCGAGGCGGCGGCGCTCGCATGCGCAGGGCGCGGTCTAAGCGCTGCCCCGGTCGAGCATGAGGCCGTGGCTGCGTGGACGGATAGCACGCTCGCTGTATCGCCGTCGGGCGCCATTGAGATCGTCGATCCCGCGCACAGTGCAGTGCAATTGGCCAATTCCGAGACGGGTGTAATGCAGGCTCTACCGGACGGCGTGGCGGCCTGCGACATGACGCAAGCGTTTGGTAAGGTGCGCGTTTCGTTCAATCAAAGCGGCGCAAAGATGGCGTTGGTCTCGGCGCACAAACTTGGCGGCCCGAAGGGCGTCGGCGCGCTTGTCGTGCGGCGCGGCACCGACGTGGCCGCGCAGATCAAGGGCGGCGGACAGGAAATGGGCCGCAGATCAGGCACCGAGAACATCATCGGCATCGCCGGATTCGGCGCCGCGGCCGAAGCAGCGGGGCACGATTTGGCAGGCGGTACCTGGGACCGGGTCGAGAAACTTAGAAACATTCTAGAAAAGGCCATTGCAGCCGCTGGAAATAAGACTATTTTTGTCGGGAAAGACTCTGCACGGCTGCCGAACACTTCTTGTATCCTTACGCCAGGCTGGAAGGGCGAGACGCAGGTGATGGCAATGGACCTTGCGGGGTTCGCCATATCGGCGGGGTCGGCCTGCTCCAGTGGCAAGGTTCGCGCCAGCGCAGTACTGCGAGCGATGGGGCACAGTGAAGCGGACGCAGCATCGGCCATCCGCGTGTCGCTGGGGCCGCAGACGACAGAAGACGAGATCATACGCTTCGCTCAAGTATGGCTGAGGCATTTGGACAAACATCGCGCACGGGTTAGCGCGTGA
- a CDS encoding Rrf2 family transcriptional regulator: protein MKLSTKGRYAMVALSDIALQPEDSLVTLGEVSRRQSISLPYLEQLFVKLRRANLVASVRGPGGGYRLARPTSEIRVSEILAAVDETVDAMHKGAGASGGASGTRAQSMNNRLWEGLSAQVYVYLHQTRLSDVVGNTLAPCPAVPSLFAIVDDD, encoded by the coding sequence ATGAAACTCAGCACCAAGGGCCGCTATGCAATGGTCGCGCTGTCCGATATCGCGCTGCAACCCGAAGACAGCCTGGTAACATTGGGCGAGGTGTCCCGCCGGCAAAGCATTTCGTTGCCGTATTTGGAGCAACTATTCGTCAAGCTGCGGCGCGCCAATCTGGTGGCATCCGTGCGCGGCCCCGGAGGCGGCTATCGCCTTGCGCGCCCAACCTCCGAAATACGCGTGTCTGAGATTCTGGCCGCCGTCGATGAGACAGTGGACGCAATGCACAAAGGCGCGGGCGCATCAGGCGGCGCCTCTGGCACCCGCGCGCAATCAATGAACAACCGCCTTTGGGAGGGGCTCAGCGCGCAGGTCTACGTCTATTTGCACCAAACCCGGCTGAGCGATGTGGTCGGTAACACGCTCGCGCCATGCCCCGCCGTGCCGTCGCTATTCGCGATAGTGGACGACGACTGA
- a CDS encoding alpha/beta hydrolase has translation MPEVIFPGPEGRLEGRYHPQKEKDAPIAIVLHPHPQFGGTMNNKVVYNLHYAFYKMGFTVLRFNFRGVGRSQGEYDQGVGELSDAASALDYLQSMNANSKHCWVAGFSFGAWIGMQLLMRRPEITGFISVSPPANMYDFSFLAPCPASGLIINGLADRVAPPADTVTLVNKLHDQQGITIQHDEVEGAGHFFEEPHMDTMIDTVTGYVKRRLTEGTR, from the coding sequence ATGCCCGAGGTTATCTTTCCCGGCCCCGAAGGTCGACTTGAAGGTCGATACCACCCGCAAAAGGAAAAGGACGCACCGATTGCAATCGTGTTGCATCCTCATCCGCAATTTGGCGGGACGATGAACAACAAAGTCGTCTATAACCTGCACTACGCTTTTTATAAAATGGGCTTTACCGTGCTGCGCTTCAACTTTCGCGGCGTTGGACGTTCACAGGGCGAATACGATCAAGGCGTGGGCGAGCTAAGCGATGCCGCATCCGCGCTGGATTACCTGCAATCCATGAACGCCAACTCCAAACATTGCTGGGTCGCTGGCTTTTCGTTTGGGGCGTGGATCGGGATGCAGCTTTTGATGCGGCGCCCCGAAATTACCGGATTTATCAGCGTGTCGCCCCCGGCGAACATGTATGATTTCTCGTTCCTGGCGCCCTGCCCGGCGTCGGGGTTGATCATAAACGGACTGGCGGACAGGGTCGCACCGCCCGCCGATACGGTGACACTGGTGAACAAGCTGCACGATCAGCAGGGCATTACCATCCAGCATGACGAAGTTGAGGGTGCCGGCCACTTCTTTGAAGAGCCGCATATGGACACGATGATCGACACCGTCACTGGCTACGTCAAACGCCGCCTGACCGAAGGCACGCGCTAG
- the mfd gene encoding transcription-repair coupling factor yields MTDAPSHITVSGAPEGFDARLVLDEVARASGPVIHVARDDKRMAAMAAALAFYAPGMPLVRFPAWDCLPYDRISPNADVSAARMATLAGLVHGMPGQFVLLTTLGAAMQRIPARDVLRGAAFTAHVGHRIDEAGLRAFLVRMGFVNSPTVTEPGDFAVRGGIIDIYPPGDADGGGPVRLDLFGDVLDGARRFDPVTQRTTKKLDMIELAPVSEVILDEAAVMRFRQNYRIEFGSAGTDDPLYEAISAGRKAQGAEHWLPFFHEKLETLLDYLPAAPVLLDDAVTPARLARWDSIEDQYEARKHALTAKGRSDSVYKPVQPGLLYLNDADWEAAMSTHRAVQLTALPQATGPGVTDAGGRIGRSFAPERQQENISLFGALKDHIQTKMTKGPVLLASYSDGARERMEGLLEDEGLIGPVTVTSAERLGKTGLHLAVWGLDSGFEGPWNGTHLTVISEQDILGDRLIRAPKRRRRAENFLSEANSLTPGDLIVHVDFGIGRYLGLEVITALGAAHECLVLEYAEASKLYLPVENIELLSRYGHEEGLLDKLGGGAWQAKKAKLKERIRDMADRLIRIAAERALRTAPVLEPERHAWEEFSARFPYDETEDQLSAIEDVMADLQAGTPMDRLICGDVGFGKTEVAMRAAFAAAMSGMQVAVIAPTTLLARQHHQGFAERFRGFPINVRPLSRFVSAKDAAATRDALSRGQVDIVVGTHALLAKSVRFQNLGLLIIDEEQRFGVAHKERLKALRSDVHVLTLTATPIPRTLQLSLSGVRDLSIIGTPPVDRLSIRTYVSEFDRVTLREALLREHYRGGQSFFVVPRVSDLPEIEAFLDNEVPEVSYMIAHGQMAAGELDSRMNAFYDGKYDVLLATTIVESGLDIPTANTMIIHRADMFGLSQLYQIRGRVGRSKTRAYAYLTTKPRLKLTPAAEKRLRVLGSLDTLGAGFTLASQDLDIRGAGNLLGEEQSGQMRDVGYELYQSMLEEAVAKIKSGALDGIADDGGQWAPQINLGVPVLIPEAYVPDLDVRLGLYRRLSSLDTKVELEGFAAELIDRFGKLPKEVNTLILVVRIKGMCKKAGIAKLDGGPKGATIQFHNDKFASPEGLVEFIKDQNGLAKIRDNKIVVRRDWSKDSDKIKGAFSIARDLAQKVVDKAKVGKAAAKKKETGSN; encoded by the coding sequence ATGACTGACGCCCCCAGCCACATCACCGTATCCGGCGCGCCCGAAGGGTTCGACGCCCGTCTCGTGTTGGACGAGGTGGCGCGCGCCAGCGGCCCTGTTATCCATGTCGCGCGCGACGACAAGCGGATGGCTGCGATGGCCGCCGCGCTGGCGTTCTACGCGCCCGGGATGCCTCTCGTTCGCTTTCCCGCGTGGGATTGCCTGCCCTACGACCGGATATCACCCAACGCCGACGTGTCTGCGGCGCGCATGGCGACATTGGCTGGTCTGGTCCACGGGATGCCGGGCCAATTCGTCCTGCTAACGACACTGGGGGCTGCGATGCAGCGGATTCCGGCGCGCGACGTGCTGCGCGGTGCGGCGTTCACCGCGCATGTCGGCCACCGCATTGATGAGGCGGGCTTGCGCGCGTTTCTCGTGCGCATGGGTTTCGTGAATAGCCCAACCGTGACCGAGCCGGGTGATTTCGCCGTGCGCGGCGGGATTATCGACATTTATCCCCCCGGCGACGCAGACGGCGGCGGCCCAGTGCGGCTCGACCTCTTTGGAGATGTGCTTGACGGCGCGCGCCGCTTTGATCCGGTCACTCAGCGCACCACCAAGAAGCTGGATATGATTGAGCTCGCCCCAGTGTCCGAGGTGATCCTGGACGAGGCGGCTGTCATGCGCTTTCGCCAGAATTACCGTATCGAGTTTGGCTCTGCCGGGACGGACGATCCGCTCTATGAGGCGATCAGCGCCGGCCGCAAGGCGCAGGGCGCCGAACATTGGCTGCCCTTTTTTCACGAAAAGCTGGAGACACTGCTAGACTACCTGCCGGCCGCGCCTGTTCTGTTAGACGATGCTGTCACGCCCGCCCGCCTTGCCCGGTGGGACAGTATCGAGGACCAGTACGAGGCGCGCAAACATGCGCTGACCGCCAAGGGGCGTAGCGATAGCGTATACAAACCCGTGCAGCCCGGGCTGCTTTACCTAAACGACGCTGATTGGGAGGCCGCAATGTCCACCCACCGCGCCGTACAACTAACCGCGTTGCCGCAGGCCACCGGCCCCGGTGTAACGGACGCGGGCGGGCGCATCGGGCGCAGCTTTGCCCCCGAGCGGCAACAGGAAAACATCAGCCTTTTCGGCGCCTTAAAGGATCACATTCAGACGAAGATGACCAAAGGTCCAGTCCTTTTGGCTAGCTATTCGGACGGTGCCCGCGAACGGATGGAGGGCCTTCTGGAGGATGAGGGCCTGATCGGCCCTGTCACTGTGACCTCTGCCGAGCGGCTGGGAAAGACAGGTCTGCATTTGGCCGTCTGGGGGCTGGACTCGGGCTTTGAGGGGCCGTGGAATGGCACGCACCTGACCGTCATTTCCGAGCAGGACATTCTGGGTGATCGCCTGATCCGCGCACCCAAACGCCGCCGCCGCGCCGAGAATTTCCTGAGCGAGGCCAACAGCCTGACCCCCGGCGATCTTATTGTGCATGTCGATTTCGGCATCGGGCGTTACTTGGGCCTTGAGGTCATCACTGCGCTCGGCGCGGCCCACGAGTGCCTCGTCTTGGAATATGCCGAGGCGTCCAAGCTGTACCTGCCCGTTGAGAACATCGAACTGCTAAGCCGCTATGGCCACGAAGAGGGCCTGCTGGACAAGCTGGGCGGTGGTGCATGGCAGGCCAAAAAGGCCAAGCTCAAGGAGCGTATCCGCGATATGGCGGATCGTCTGATCCGCATCGCCGCCGAGCGTGCCCTGCGCACAGCCCCCGTGCTGGAGCCCGAACGTCACGCGTGGGAGGAGTTTTCTGCCCGCTTCCCCTACGACGAGACCGAGGACCAGTTAAGCGCCATCGAGGACGTCATGGCCGATCTTCAGGCAGGCACGCCGATGGACCGGCTGATTTGCGGCGATGTCGGCTTTGGCAAGACCGAGGTGGCAATGCGCGCCGCCTTTGCGGCGGCGATGTCAGGCATGCAAGTCGCCGTGATCGCACCGACCACGCTGCTGGCGCGCCAGCATCATCAGGGCTTTGCCGAGAGGTTTCGCGGCTTTCCCATCAATGTGCGGCCACTGTCGCGCTTTGTTTCGGCCAAGGATGCGGCGGCAACGCGCGACGCATTGTCCCGCGGGCAGGTTGACATCGTCGTCGGCACCCACGCGCTGCTGGCCAAATCCGTGCGGTTTCAGAACCTCGGCCTCCTGATCATTGACGAGGAACAGCGTTTCGGTGTCGCCCACAAGGAACGCCTCAAGGCGCTGCGCAGCGACGTCCATGTCCTGACGCTGACCGCCACGCCGATCCCTCGTACGCTGCAACTTAGCCTCTCGGGTGTGCGCGATCTGTCGATCATCGGCACGCCCCCCGTAGACCGCCTGTCGATTCGCACCTACGTCAGCGAATTCGACCGCGTTACCCTGCGCGAAGCACTGCTGCGCGAGCATTATCGCGGGGGCCAAAGCTTTTTTGTCGTGCCGCGCGTTTCAGACTTGCCGGAAATCGAGGCTTTTCTGGATAATGAGGTGCCCGAAGTCAGCTACATGATCGCGCACGGCCAGATGGCGGCGGGCGAGCTGGATAGCCGCATGAACGCCTTCTACGACGGCAAATACGATGTACTTCTGGCGACGACAATCGTGGAGTCGGGCCTTGATATTCCGACTGCGAACACGATGATCATCCACCGTGCCGACATGTTCGGTCTAAGCCAACTTTACCAAATCCGGGGTCGCGTCGGCCGTTCAAAAACGCGCGCCTACGCATACCTCACCACCAAACCCCGCCTCAAACTAACCCCTGCCGCCGAAAAGCGTCTGCGCGTCCTTGGCAGCCTCGACACCCTCGGCGCGGGCTTTACTCTGGCGTCTCAGGATCTCGATATTCGCGGCGCCGGCAACCTCTTGGGCGAGGAGCAGTCGGGCCAGATGCGCGATGTTGGCTACGAATTGTACCAGTCCATGTTGGAAGAGGCTGTAGCCAAGATCAAATCGGGCGCATTGGACGGTATTGCCGATGATGGCGGTCAATGGGCACCCCAGATCAACCTCGGAGTGCCGGTTCTCATCCCCGAGGCATACGTGCCGGACCTCGACGTGCGCCTTGGCCTGTATCGCCGCCTCAGCAGCCTCGATACCAAGGTCGAACTGGAGGGTTTCGCGGCCGAGCTAATCGATCGCTTTGGCAAGCTGCCCAAAGAGGTGAACACACTTATTCTGGTCGTGCGCATCAAAGGCATGTGTAAAAAGGCCGGCATCGCCAAGCTGGACGGCGGCCCCAAAGGCGCGACGATTCAGTTCCACAACGACAAGTTTGCTTCCCCAGAGGGATTGGTGGAATTTATCAAAGATCAGAACGGGCTTGCCAAGATTCGCGACAACAAAATCGTCGTGCGCCGCGATTGGTCCAAGGACAGCGACAAAATCAAAGGCGCCTTCTCTATCGCTCGCGACCTGGCGCAAAAGGTGGTGGACAAGGCCAAGGTCGGCAAAGCGGCGGCCAAGAAAAAAGAGACGGGATCAAACTAA
- a CDS encoding component of SufBCD complex, with the protein MRGTLWQIGDPVDWYSTVFELIDMRSFSNLWFWIALAVMWSSTSHYVLGVPWDMVVRARKGGGQAMEDVGTLAAINTRRVLYISRESGLLLTGVIFFLLTGSAILGWYYHREFAQAVLLLALPMSVVWVLSVRTAAQIEAGALEGDVLIALLMRHRLLVQIIGMMSIFVTAMWGMYQNMTTSALGG; encoded by the coding sequence ATGAGAGGCACGTTGTGGCAGATCGGGGACCCTGTGGACTGGTATTCAACCGTATTCGAATTGATCGACATGCGCAGTTTCAGCAACCTTTGGTTCTGGATTGCGCTGGCGGTGATGTGGTCATCGACCAGTCACTATGTCCTCGGGGTGCCGTGGGACATGGTTGTACGCGCCCGCAAGGGAGGCGGCCAGGCGATGGAAGACGTGGGCACGTTGGCCGCGATCAACACCCGCCGCGTCCTCTATATCAGCCGCGAATCGGGGCTGCTGCTGACGGGCGTTATTTTCTTTTTGCTGACTGGCTCTGCGATCCTTGGCTGGTATTATCATCGCGAATTTGCGCAGGCGGTACTTTTGCTGGCGCTGCCGATGTCTGTGGTGTGGGTGTTGTCTGTGCGCACTGCTGCTCAGATTGAGGCGGGCGCATTAGAGGGTGACGTGCTGATTGCCCTGCTGATGCGCCATCGCCTCCTTGTACAAATAATCGGGATGATGTCGATCTTTGTCACTGCGATGTGGGGGATGTACCAAAACATGACAACCTCCGCACTCGGGGGGTGA